The segment GAGATTCTTATGCAAACAACTTTCAGACGTATCCTCATTCTTTTCGTCGGTTTGCTAGTTCCATTATTTTTTGCCTGTCAGTCTAATAGCCAAGTCGATGCGGCTCCCTCAGCAGCACCACAGTTGAGTGCTTCCCCCGCAAAGCTTGATCCATTGCCTTACGATTATGCTGCCCTAGAGCCTTACATTGATGCTCAAACGATGCGACTTCACCACGATAAGCATCATGCAACTTATGTGAATAACATTAATGAGACTCTAAAGGCTTATCCAGACCTTCAGAAGCAGAGCGTTGATAGTTTAATTCAGAATCTCAACCAGGTTCCGGAGGCAATTCGGACGAAGATTCGCAACAACGGCGGCGGACATGTCAATCACACGATGTTCTGGCAGATTATGGCTCCAAAAGCTGGAGGCACGCCGACTGGAGCTGTCGCAAAAGCAATTGATCAGACCTTCGGCAGTTTTGATGCATTTAAGCAGCAGTTTAATAAAGCTGGAGCCGATCGCTTTGGCAGTGGATGGGCGTGGCTCGTCAGCGATCGCCAAGGAAAACTCAGCATCACTTCAACCGCAAATCAAGATAATCCCCTGATGAGCAATCCCAATGCCTATCCGATTTTAGGCAATGATGTTTGGGAACACGCTTACTACCTGAAGTATCAGAATCGTCGAGCAGAATATCTGACAAATTGGTGGAATGTCGTGAACTGGCAAGCAGTCAATCAACGCTACGCGCAAGCGCAGAGAAAGTAATCATCGGTTTAAGCATCCGGCGGGAAAGCCAAGCAATATTGCTGAACCAGCCGGATGAGCTCCAAAGGATCAACGGGCTTAGTCAGGTAGTCATTAAATCCGGATCTGAGCGCAGCCTGGCGGTCTTCTTCACGCGCATAAGCAGTCAGCGCGATCGCAGGAAGCGTTTCACCTTTGGGGAGTTCGCGCACCCGCCCGATTAGCTCAAAGCCGTCCATTTCAG is part of the Leptolyngbya boryana PCC 6306 genome and harbors:
- a CDS encoding superoxide dismutase gives rise to the protein MQTTFRRILILFVGLLVPLFFACQSNSQVDAAPSAAPQLSASPAKLDPLPYDYAALEPYIDAQTMRLHHDKHHATYVNNINETLKAYPDLQKQSVDSLIQNLNQVPEAIRTKIRNNGGGHVNHTMFWQIMAPKAGGTPTGAVAKAIDQTFGSFDAFKQQFNKAGADRFGSGWAWLVSDRQGKLSITSTANQDNPLMSNPNAYPILGNDVWEHAYYLKYQNRRAEYLTNWWNVVNWQAVNQRYAQAQRK
- a CDS encoding response regulator, yielding MQTLAQMDILVVDDDPDTRDLLRFMLEDEGAIVTVAPNAKEALSLLERELPKLLVSDVAMPEMDGFELIGRVRELPKGETLPAIALTAYAREEDRQAALRSGFNDYLTKPVDPLELIRLVQQYCLAFPPDA